A genomic segment from Flexistipes sp. encodes:
- the plsX gene encoding phosphate acyltransferase PlsX has translation MRIVVDAMGGDFAPHEVVKGSLEAARLYNADIILVGDKRLVEQELPKDYKQQYKNIFVVHADETISMEDIPSNAVRRKKQSSVHIGLKMVKNGEASAFFSAGNTGAIMGASKLILRTLEGVDRPAIGAVLPTAKNPSILLDVGANVDCKPLHYLQFAIMGSAYAKIVMNVEKPQVGLLSIGEEEMKGNELTKTVFHLLKSCRVIDFKGNVEGKDIYKGTADVIVADGFAGNIALKASESAAWYISKLLKEELKRTVISRIGALIAKRAFTRIKKRSDYTEYGGAPLLGVNGVVIIGHGSSNSNAIKNGIKTAYELASKNVNRDIQENISEAYELLKVDKSDSFWNNIKERIRKIKPED, from the coding sequence GGTAAAAGGCTCTCTTGAAGCCGCTCGACTTTACAATGCCGACATTATACTGGTCGGCGACAAACGTCTGGTTGAACAGGAGCTTCCCAAAGATTACAAACAGCAGTATAAAAATATCTTTGTCGTTCATGCGGACGAAACCATTTCAATGGAAGATATCCCGTCCAATGCAGTCAGAAGAAAAAAGCAATCTTCCGTTCATATCGGGCTGAAGATGGTTAAAAATGGTGAGGCATCAGCATTCTTCAGCGCAGGAAACACCGGTGCCATAATGGGAGCTTCAAAGCTGATTCTCAGAACTTTGGAAGGGGTTGACAGACCCGCAATCGGCGCTGTTCTGCCTACAGCCAAAAATCCTTCCATTCTTCTGGATGTAGGTGCAAATGTTGACTGCAAACCGCTGCACTATTTACAGTTCGCCATAATGGGCTCGGCTTATGCAAAGATAGTTATGAACGTAGAAAAACCCCAGGTGGGGCTGCTGAGTATCGGTGAAGAGGAGATGAAAGGCAATGAGCTTACAAAAACCGTTTTTCATCTTTTAAAAAGCTGCAGAGTCATTGACTTTAAAGGTAATGTTGAAGGCAAAGACATTTACAAGGGAACGGCAGATGTCATTGTTGCCGACGGATTTGCCGGTAACATCGCCCTTAAAGCCAGCGAGTCTGCAGCATGGTATATTTCAAAGCTTTTGAAAGAGGAATTGAAACGGACAGTAATATCAAGAATCGGAGCACTCATAGCAAAAAGGGCATTTACCAGAATAAAAAAACGCTCTGATTATACGGAATACGGGGGCGCTCCATTGCTTGGTGTGAACGGGGTTGTAATAATAGGTCACGGAAGCTCAAATTCCAATGCAATAAAAAACGGGATTAAAACCGCTTATGAACTGGCTTCCAAAAACGTAAACAGAGATATCCAGGAAAATATAAGTGAAGCTTACGAACTTTTAAAAGTTGACAAATCGGACTCATTTTGGAACAATATCAAAGAAAGAATACGCAAAATTAAACCCGAAGATTAA